A section of the Pseudomonas fluorescens genome encodes:
- a CDS encoding ABC transporter permease: protein MLNLSPVARRRFERFKQNRRGWWSLWLFIGLFILTLGGELIANDKPLVLSYQDELYFPVFKRYTEQQFGGQLPFQADYRSDYVQQLIKKDGGWMLFPPIPFSDDTPNYELTRPAPSPPSTVNWLGTDDQSRDVLARVIFGARVSILFALGLTVISAAIGIAAGALQGYYGGWVDLLGQRILEVWSGLPVLYLLIILSGFVEPNFWWLLGIMALFSWLALVDVVRAEFLRGRNLEYVKAARALGLGDGKIIRRHILPNAMTATLSYLPFILTGAISTLSALDFLGFGMPAGSASLGELIAQGKQNLQAPWLGLTAFFTLALILSLLVFIGEALRDAFDPRS from the coding sequence ATGCTCAATCTGTCTCCCGTCGCTCGCCGGCGCTTCGAACGTTTCAAGCAGAACCGCCGTGGCTGGTGGTCGCTGTGGCTGTTTATCGGCCTGTTCATCCTGACCCTGGGCGGCGAGCTGATCGCCAACGACAAGCCATTGGTGCTCAGCTACCAGGACGAGTTGTACTTCCCGGTGTTCAAGCGCTACACCGAGCAGCAGTTCGGCGGGCAACTGCCGTTCCAGGCCGACTACCGCAGCGACTACGTGCAGCAATTGATCAAGAAAGACGGCGGCTGGATGCTGTTCCCGCCAATCCCCTTCAGCGATGACACGCCCAACTACGAACTGACCCGTCCCGCCCCCAGCCCACCTTCCACGGTGAACTGGCTGGGCACCGATGACCAGTCCCGGGATGTGCTGGCACGGGTGATCTTCGGCGCGCGGGTGTCGATCCTGTTCGCCCTTGGCCTGACCGTGATCAGCGCCGCCATCGGCATTGCCGCCGGCGCCTTGCAGGGCTATTACGGCGGCTGGGTCGACCTGCTCGGCCAGCGCATCCTCGAAGTGTGGTCGGGGTTGCCGGTCCTGTACCTGCTGATCATCCTATCGGGGTTTGTCGAACCCAACTTCTGGTGGCTGCTGGGGATCATGGCGTTGTTTTCCTGGCTGGCCCTGGTGGACGTGGTGCGCGCCGAATTCCTGCGCGGACGTAACCTGGAATACGTGAAGGCCGCGCGCGCCCTGGGGCTGGGGGACGGCAAAATCATCCGCCGGCATATCCTGCCGAACGCCATGACCGCCACCCTGAGCTACCTGCCGTTTATCCTGACTGGGGCAATTTCCACCCTCAGCGCCCTGGACTTCCTCGGTTTCGGCATGCCGGCGGGCAGCGCGTCCCTGGGGGAACTGATCGCCCAGGGCAAACAAAACCTGCAGGCGCCGTGGCTCGGGCTCACGGCCTTTTTCACCCTGGCGCTGATTTTGTCGCTGCTGGTATTTATCGGCGAGGCGCTGCGTGACGCCTTCGACCCACGATCATGA
- a CDS encoding 3-hydroxybutyrate dehydrogenase, which yields MTTLNGKTALVTGSTSGIGLGIALSLAKAGANLILNGFGDASAVIAQVQAFGGKVGHHPADVSDPAQIAEMVTYAEREFGGIDILVNNAGIQHVAAVEDFPAERWDSIIAINLSSVFHSTRLSLPGMKAKGWGRIVNIASVHGQVGSVGKAAYVAAKHGVIGLTKVVGLETATSNVTCNAICPGWVLTPLVQKQIDDRIAAGVDPQQAQHDLLAEKQPSLEFVTPPQLGELVLFLCSEAGSQVRGAAWNIDGGWLAQ from the coding sequence ATGACGACATTGAACGGCAAGACCGCCCTGGTCACCGGCTCCACCAGCGGTATCGGCCTGGGGATTGCCCTGAGCCTGGCCAAGGCCGGTGCCAACCTGATTCTCAACGGCTTTGGCGATGCCAGCGCGGTGATCGCCCAGGTGCAGGCCTTTGGCGGCAAGGTCGGCCATCACCCGGCCGACGTCAGTGACCCGGCGCAGATCGCCGAAATGGTCACCTACGCCGAGCGCGAGTTCGGCGGCATCGACATCCTGGTCAACAACGCGGGCATCCAGCATGTGGCGGCGGTAGAAGACTTTCCAGCGGAGCGCTGGGACTCGATCATCGCCATCAACCTTTCATCGGTGTTCCATAGCACGCGCCTGAGCCTGCCGGGCATGAAGGCCAAGGGCTGGGGGCGGATCGTCAATATCGCCTCGGTCCACGGCCAGGTCGGCTCGGTGGGCAAGGCGGCGTATGTCGCAGCCAAGCACGGGGTGATCGGCCTGACCAAGGTCGTGGGCCTGGAAACCGCCACCAGCAATGTGACCTGCAACGCCATCTGCCCCGGCTGGGTGCTGACGCCACTGGTGCAAAAACAGATCGATGATCGCATCGCCGCAGGCGTTGACCCGCAGCAGGCCCAGCATGACCTGCTGGCCGAGAAGCAGCCATCATTGGAATTCGTGACCCCACCGCAACTGGGCGAGCTGGTCCTGTTCCTGTGCAGCGAGGCCGGCAGCCAAGTGCGTGGCGCGGCGTGGAATATCGATGGAGGTTGGCTGGCCCAATAA
- a CDS encoding ABC transporter ATP-binding protein: MTDNLIEIRDLCVAFSGQTVVRNLCLDVRAGECLALVGESGSGKSVTAHSILQLLPQAGTTTTGSVRYRGQELIGAEARTLQTLRGNRIAMIFQEPMTSLNPLHSIEKQIGETLFLHKGLGGKAAQARILELLDLVGIRNPRERLKSYPHQLSGGQRQRVMIAMALACEPELLIADEPTTALDVTVQRKILRLLKSLQQRLGMSLLLISHDLNLVRSIAQRVCVMQAGEIVEQADCQTLFNAPQHPYSRLLLDAEPVGTALCQDERETVLQVADLSVRFPIGGGLFRHKQYLQAVDGISLDLQRGKTLGIVGESGSGKSTLGQAILRLLDSSGSIRFQGQALDSLNQTQMRPWRKQMQVVFQDPFGSLSPRMSVQQIISEGLEVHAPCSVQERDAQVIKVLQDVGLDPASRHRYPHEFSGGQRQRIAIARALVLRPALMLLDEPTSALDRTVQKQVVALLRELQEKYGLTYLFISHDLAVVRAMAHDMIVIKDGKVVERGPSVEVFDSPQHPYTQELLAATQLPL; this comes from the coding sequence ATGACTGACAACCTGATCGAGATCCGCGACCTGTGCGTCGCCTTCAGCGGCCAGACCGTGGTGCGCAACCTGTGCCTGGATGTCCGCGCCGGCGAGTGCCTGGCGCTGGTGGGCGAGTCGGGCTCGGGCAAGTCAGTGACCGCCCATTCGATCCTGCAACTGCTGCCCCAGGCCGGCACCACTACCACAGGCTCCGTACGCTATCGTGGCCAGGAACTGATCGGCGCCGAGGCCAGGACCCTGCAAACACTGCGGGGCAACCGCATTGCAATGATCTTCCAGGAGCCGATGACCTCCCTCAACCCCTTGCACAGCATCGAAAAGCAGATCGGTGAAACCCTGTTTCTGCACAAGGGCCTCGGCGGCAAGGCGGCCCAGGCCCGCATCCTCGAACTGCTGGACCTGGTGGGCATCCGTAACCCCCGGGAGCGCCTCAAGTCCTACCCCCATCAGTTGTCGGGCGGCCAGCGCCAACGGGTGATGATTGCCATGGCCCTGGCCTGCGAGCCGGAACTGCTGATCGCCGACGAGCCGACCACCGCCCTGGATGTGACGGTGCAGCGCAAGATCCTGCGGCTGCTCAAATCCTTGCAGCAACGCCTGGGCATGTCGCTGCTGCTGATCAGCCATGATCTCAACCTGGTGCGCAGCATCGCCCAACGCGTGTGCGTGATGCAGGCCGGGGAAATTGTCGAGCAGGCCGACTGCCAAACCCTGTTCAATGCCCCGCAACATCCCTACAGCCGCCTGCTGCTGGATGCCGAGCCGGTCGGCACGGCGCTGTGCCAGGATGAACGCGAGACTGTCCTGCAGGTCGCCGATCTGAGTGTGCGCTTCCCCATCGGTGGCGGACTGTTCCGGCACAAGCAGTACCTGCAGGCGGTGGACGGCATCAGCCTGGACCTGCAACGGGGCAAGACCCTGGGGATCGTCGGCGAATCCGGCTCCGGTAAGTCCACCCTGGGCCAGGCGATCCTGCGCCTGCTCGACTCCAGCGGCAGTATCCGCTTCCAGGGCCAGGCCCTCGACAGCCTGAACCAGACCCAGATGCGCCCGTGGCGCAAGCAGATGCAGGTGGTGTTCCAGGACCCGTTCGGCAGCCTCAGCCCGCGCATGTCGGTACAGCAGATCATCAGCGAAGGCCTGGAAGTGCACGCGCCATGCAGCGTCCAGGAGCGTGATGCGCAGGTGATCAAGGTACTGCAGGATGTAGGCCTCGACCCGGCCAGCCGCCATCGCTACCCCCACGAGTTTTCCGGTGGCCAGCGCCAACGCATCGCCATCGCCCGTGCGCTGGTGCTGCGCCCGGCGCTGATGCTGCTGGACGAACCGACCTCGGCCCTGGACCGCACCGTGCAGAAACAAGTGGTCGCGCTGCTGCGTGAACTCCAGGAAAAATACGGTCTGACCTACCTGTTCATCAGCCATGACCTGGCGGTGGTACGGGCCATGGCCCACGACATGATCGTGATCAAGGATGGCAAGGTGGTCGAGCGCGGCCCGAGCGTTGAGGTGTTCGACTCACCACAGCATCCCTACACCCAGGAACTGCTGGCCGCTACACAACTCCCTCTGTAG
- a CDS encoding sigma-54 interaction domain-containing protein, with product MNTSESLKDYQHVRGLAIQSLFEIIEQSSEGTVIVDRDANIVWMNERYAKRFGLKSADQAIGQPCEQVISNSLLRQVVRSDQPILLDIQDTPKGPLVVMRLPIHDDAGKVIGAIGFALFDELRNLSPMIERYLSMQQELASTRSLLRSRQSKYNFAHFIGTSAASLEVKRRARRSASADSPVLLLGETGTGKELLAQAIHGASPRAHKAFVSINSAAIPHDLLEAEFFGTAPGAFTGADRKGRPGKLQIAQGGTLFLDEIGDMPLPLQSKLLRVLQEKEFEPVGSNEMIHSDVRVIAATSTDLEAAIRRGAFRADLYYRLNVLPIHVPPLRERLDDIPALSEAILEELRSQHELDREALALLAQHAWPGNIRELRNVLERAALLSDDLVLDAREIRAAIGTFSPVERDAVAPVEVETFNMARERFDRQLIAAALRQCEGNVVEAAKRLGLGRSTLYKKMVALGIAQSQ from the coding sequence ATGAATACCAGCGAAAGCCTCAAGGACTACCAACACGTTCGCGGCCTGGCGATCCAGTCCCTGTTCGAGATCATCGAGCAATCCAGCGAAGGCACGGTGATTGTCGACCGCGACGCCAATATCGTGTGGATGAACGAGCGCTACGCCAAGCGCTTCGGCCTGAAAAGCGCTGACCAGGCCATCGGCCAGCCATGTGAGCAAGTGATCTCCAACAGCCTGCTGCGCCAGGTGGTGCGCAGTGACCAGCCGATCCTCCTGGATATCCAGGACACCCCCAAAGGCCCACTGGTGGTGATGCGCCTGCCGATCCATGACGATGCTGGCAAGGTGATCGGCGCCATCGGCTTTGCCCTGTTTGATGAGTTGCGCAACCTCTCGCCGATGATCGAGCGCTACCTGAGCATGCAACAGGAACTGGCCTCGACCCGTTCGCTGTTGCGCTCGCGCCAGAGCAAATACAACTTCGCGCATTTTATCGGCACCAGCGCCGCCAGCCTGGAAGTCAAGCGCCGTGCCCGACGCAGCGCGAGTGCCGATTCGCCGGTGTTACTGCTGGGCGAGACCGGCACCGGCAAGGAGTTGCTGGCCCAGGCCATCCATGGTGCCTCGCCGCGCGCCCATAAAGCCTTTGTCAGCATCAACAGTGCGGCCATTCCCCATGACCTGCTGGAAGCCGAATTTTTCGGGACCGCGCCCGGTGCGTTCACCGGCGCCGACCGCAAGGGTCGCCCCGGCAAATTGCAGATCGCCCAGGGCGGCACGTTGTTTCTCGATGAAATCGGCGACATGCCGTTGCCCCTGCAAAGCAAACTGCTGCGGGTGCTGCAAGAAAAGGAGTTTGAGCCGGTGGGTTCCAACGAGATGATCCATAGCGACGTACGCGTGATCGCCGCGACCTCCACCGACCTGGAAGCGGCGATCCGGCGCGGGGCGTTTCGCGCCGACTTGTATTACCGCCTCAACGTATTGCCGATCCATGTCCCGCCCCTGCGCGAGCGCCTGGATGATATTCCGGCGTTGAGCGAAGCCATCCTCGAAGAACTGCGCAGCCAGCATGAACTGGACCGCGAAGCCCTCGCGTTGCTGGCCCAGCATGCCTGGCCGGGGAACATCCGCGAATTGCGCAATGTGCTGGAGCGGGCAGCCTTGCTCAGTGATGATCTGGTGCTGGATGCGCGGGAGATTCGCGCAGCAATCGGTACGTTCAGCCCGGTGGAACGCGATGCCGTGGCACCGGTTGAAGTCGAGACCTTCAACATGGCGCGGGAGCGCTTTGACCGGCAGTTGATCGCTGCAGCATTGCGCCAGTGCGAGGGCAATGTGGTGGAGGCGGCCAAGCGGTTGGGGCTGGGGCGCTCGACGCTGTACAAGAAAATGGTGGCGTTGGGCATCGCCCAATCTCAATAA
- a CDS encoding peptidylprolyl isomerase — MAKATARHILVATEDKCNELKAQIEGGADFAEIAKANSSCPSSRDGGNLGSFGPGQMVKEFDTVVFSAPVNTVQGPVKTQFGYHLLEVTSRQD; from the coding sequence ATGGCCAAAGCTACCGCCCGTCACATCCTGGTTGCCACTGAAGACAAGTGCAACGAACTCAAAGCCCAGATCGAAGGCGGCGCTGATTTCGCAGAAATCGCCAAAGCCAATTCCAGCTGCCCATCGAGCCGTGATGGCGGCAACCTGGGTTCGTTCGGCCCTGGCCAGATGGTCAAGGAATTCGACACTGTCGTGTTCAGCGCCCCGGTCAACACCGTGCAAGGCCCAGTGAAAACCCAGTTTGGTTATCACCTGCTGGAAGTGACCAGCCGCCAGGACTGA
- a CDS encoding microcin C ABC transporter permease YejB, producing the protein MFAYIVRRLLLIIPTLVIILLVNFVIVQAAPGGPVEQAIAHLQGIGGGAVGGSAGDGVSSGSRASRGLDPKLIKDIEKQYGFDKSAPERLWLMLKNYAQLDFGNSFFRGATVIDLILEKMPVTISLGLWATLITYLVSIPLGIRKAVRHGSSFDVWSSTAIVIGYAMPAFLFAMFLIVVFAGGTTLNWFPVRGLVSENFEQLSTLGKIADYFWHLVLPVSALVIGGFATLTILTKNSFLNEITRQYVVTARAKGLSERRVLYGHVFRNAMLLVISGIPQAFISVFFAGSLLIEVIFSLDGLGRMSYEAAVSRDYPVVFGSLFIFTLFGLLIKLIGDLCYTLVDPRIDFAARNA; encoded by the coding sequence ATGTTTGCCTATATCGTGCGGCGCCTGCTGCTGATCATCCCGACCCTGGTGATCATCCTGCTGGTGAACTTTGTGATCGTCCAGGCCGCACCCGGCGGGCCGGTGGAGCAAGCCATCGCCCACTTGCAGGGAATTGGCGGCGGGGCCGTCGGCGGCTCGGCCGGCGACGGCGTCAGCAGTGGGTCCCGGGCCAGTCGCGGCCTGGACCCGAAACTGATCAAGGACATCGAAAAGCAATACGGCTTCGATAAGTCCGCGCCAGAACGCCTGTGGCTGATGCTCAAGAACTATGCCCAGCTGGATTTCGGCAACAGCTTCTTCCGCGGCGCCACGGTGATCGACCTGATCCTGGAAAAGATGCCGGTGACCATTTCCCTCGGCCTGTGGGCAACGCTGATCACTTACCTGGTGTCGATCCCCCTGGGCATTCGCAAGGCGGTGCGCCACGGCAGCAGTTTCGATGTCTGGAGCAGCACCGCCATCGTCATTGGCTACGCAATGCCGGCCTTCCTGTTTGCGATGTTTTTGATCGTAGTCTTCGCCGGCGGCACCACCTTGAACTGGTTTCCGGTGCGCGGCCTGGTGTCGGAAAACTTCGAACAACTGAGCACCCTCGGCAAGATCGCCGATTACTTCTGGCACCTGGTGCTGCCGGTCAGCGCCCTGGTGATCGGTGGTTTTGCCACCTTGACCATTCTCACCAAAAATTCGTTCCTCAATGAAATCACACGCCAATACGTGGTCACGGCACGCGCCAAGGGCCTGAGCGAACGGCGCGTGCTCTACGGCCATGTGTTTCGCAACGCCATGCTGCTGGTGATCTCCGGGATCCCCCAGGCCTTTATCAGTGTGTTCTTCGCCGGTTCCCTGCTGATCGAGGTGATCTTCTCCCTCGACGGCCTGGGCCGCATGAGCTACGAAGCCGCGGTGTCGCGGGACTATCCGGTGGTCTTTGGCTCGCTGTTTATCTTCACCTTGTTTGGCCTCCTGATAAAACTGATCGGCGACCTCTGCTACACCCTGGTGGACCCGCGTATCGACTTCGCCGCGAGGAACGCCTGA
- a CDS encoding 3-deoxy-7-phosphoheptulonate synthase, translating into MNASIAALPVTTLSSANETLTQRLPSALELKHQLPLSPFLTEQVNAHRQAIRAILKGEDSRLLVIVGPCSIHDPQSAMEYARNLKKLANDVSDQMLLVIRAYVEKPRTTIGWKGLAYDPHLDGSDDMATGLNLSRELMREMLRLGLPVATELLQPMAAGYFDDVLSWVAIGARTTESQIHREMASGLGMPVGFKNGTDGGVAIACDAMRSAAHPHRHFGVDSQGHPAIIQTPGNADTHLVLRGGHRGPNYDRQSVAQVKTDLAKSKVATRIMVDCSHANSGKDPMRQPAVFNDVLEQRLQGDTSLIGMMLESHLFEGCQPLSPSMRYGVSVTDGCLGWDGTDQLLREAAARLRDRA; encoded by the coding sequence ATGAACGCCTCTATCGCCGCACTGCCCGTCACCACCCTGTCCAGCGCCAATGAAACGCTGACCCAGCGCTTGCCCAGCGCCCTTGAGCTCAAGCACCAGTTGCCCCTGAGCCCGTTCCTGACCGAGCAAGTCAACGCTCATCGCCAGGCCATCCGCGCGATTCTCAAGGGTGAAGACTCCCGTCTGCTGGTCATCGTCGGCCCCTGCTCGATCCATGATCCGCAATCGGCCATGGAATACGCACGCAATCTGAAGAAACTGGCCAATGACGTCAGTGACCAGATGCTGCTGGTAATCCGCGCCTACGTCGAAAAACCACGCACCACCATCGGCTGGAAAGGCCTGGCCTACGACCCGCACCTGGATGGCAGCGATGACATGGCCACTGGCCTGAATCTGTCCCGGGAACTGATGCGCGAAATGCTGCGCCTGGGCTTGCCCGTCGCCACTGAGCTGTTGCAACCGATGGCCGCCGGCTACTTCGACGACGTGCTCAGTTGGGTCGCCATCGGCGCCCGGACCACCGAATCACAGATTCACCGGGAAATGGCCAGCGGTCTCGGCATGCCCGTCGGCTTCAAGAACGGCACCGACGGCGGCGTGGCCATCGCATGCGATGCCATGCGTTCGGCCGCCCACCCGCACCGCCACTTCGGCGTCGACAGCCAGGGGCATCCGGCGATCATCCAGACCCCAGGCAACGCTGATACTCACCTGGTGCTGCGCGGCGGCCACCGTGGCCCGAACTACGACCGCCAGAGCGTGGCCCAGGTCAAGACCGACCTGGCCAAAAGCAAAGTGGCGACGCGGATCATGGTCGATTGCAGCCACGCCAACAGCGGCAAGGACCCGATGCGCCAACCTGCGGTATTCAATGACGTGCTGGAGCAACGCTTGCAAGGCGATACCTCATTGATCGGCATGATGCTCGAAAGCCATCTGTTCGAAGGCTGCCAGCCGCTCAGCCCGTCGATGCGCTACGGCGTTTCGGTGACAGACGGCTGCCTGGGTTGGGACGGCACCGACCAGTTGCTGCGTGAAGCGGCAGCACGCCTGCGCGATCGCGCCTGA
- a CDS encoding extracellular solute-binding protein: protein MRLDFLTLVGSTLALLLASATSFAAPQHALTVYGEPAKYPAGFSHFDYVNPDAPKGGSLKRSALEVGRFDHVLPYIDKGIGVSQLDGWVYSPLAYRSLDEPYTVYGLVAQKMERAEDGLYLRFFLNPKARFADGKPITAQDVRYSFNLLMTQGSLRFRTLFADVKHVEVEGPLQVRFDFSSNENRTLPLDVATLPVFPEHWWKSRDFASGGGYEAPLGSGPYKVSKINAGSTITFQRDPDWWGKELPVSRGLYNFDRLGLEYFGDTEVARQVLRGGAYDFNREFSATGYSIGYNGPALDDGRLQRAHLARQAPQPAQGYVFNVQKPMFQDRRVRQALAMLWDFEWANRQMMRNLYIRQQSYFSNSPLAATQLPDAQELAILEPLRGQIPDEVFTQVFKAPTTDGSGMIRDKQLQALALLEEAGWTPKGDKLVNAAGEPLAFTFLNVQNGLERLLLPYKRNLAQIGITLNIRRIDSSQYVNRLMSRDYDMIVTGFPVTTSPGMELYNYFGSSSAFDPGANNYIVLQNPAVDTLITGLVRATTQAQMLSYAHALDRVLQWNYYWIPNYYPPGTSAAWWNRFGRPAIEASNDEALESWWEVSPTPLTNEQMKTELSKPRGAH from the coding sequence ATGCGATTGGACTTCCTCACGTTAGTTGGCTCCACCCTGGCCCTGCTGCTGGCGAGCGCTACCTCGTTCGCAGCCCCTCAACATGCACTGACTGTCTACGGCGAACCCGCCAAGTACCCTGCCGGTTTCAGTCACTTCGACTATGTGAACCCCGATGCGCCCAAGGGCGGCAGCCTGAAGCGCTCGGCCCTCGAAGTCGGGCGCTTCGACCATGTACTGCCCTATATCGACAAAGGCATCGGCGTCAGCCAGTTGGACGGTTGGGTGTATTCGCCCCTGGCCTACCGCTCGCTGGATGAGCCCTATACCGTCTACGGCCTGGTGGCACAAAAGATGGAGCGCGCCGAGGACGGCCTGTACCTGCGCTTTTTCCTCAACCCCAAGGCGCGGTTTGCCGACGGTAAGCCGATCACCGCACAAGATGTACGCTACAGCTTCAACCTGCTGATGACCCAGGGCAGCCTGCGCTTTCGCACGCTGTTTGCCGACGTCAAGCACGTCGAGGTCGAAGGCCCCCTGCAAGTGCGCTTTGACTTCTCCAGCAATGAAAACCGCACCCTGCCCCTGGATGTCGCGACCCTGCCAGTGTTCCCCGAACATTGGTGGAAGAGCCGCGATTTTGCCAGCGGCGGCGGCTATGAAGCACCCCTGGGCAGCGGCCCGTACAAGGTCAGCAAGATCAATGCCGGCAGCACCATCACCTTCCAGCGCGATCCCGACTGGTGGGGCAAGGAGCTGCCCGTCAGCCGCGGCCTGTACAACTTCGACCGCCTGGGCCTGGAGTATTTCGGCGATACCGAAGTCGCACGCCAGGTCCTGCGTGGCGGTGCCTACGACTTCAACCGCGAGTTCTCCGCCACCGGCTATTCCATCGGCTACAACGGCCCTGCCCTGGACGATGGCCGCCTGCAACGCGCGCACCTGGCCAGGCAAGCCCCGCAGCCGGCCCAGGGCTACGTGTTCAACGTGCAAAAGCCCATGTTCCAGGACCGCCGCGTGCGCCAGGCCCTGGCCATGCTCTGGGATTTCGAGTGGGCCAACCGGCAGATGATGCGCAACCTGTATATCCGCCAGCAAAGCTACTTTTCCAACAGCCCGCTGGCCGCCACACAGCTGCCGGACGCCCAGGAGCTGGCGATTCTCGAACCCTTGCGCGGGCAGATCCCTGACGAAGTCTTCACCCAAGTCTTCAAGGCGCCAACCACCGACGGCAGCGGCATGATCCGCGACAAGCAGCTGCAAGCCCTGGCCCTGCTGGAAGAGGCCGGCTGGACGCCCAAGGGCGACAAACTGGTGAACGCGGCCGGCGAGCCGCTGGCGTTCACCTTCCTCAATGTGCAAAACGGCCTCGAACGCCTGCTGCTGCCCTATAAGCGCAACCTGGCGCAGATCGGCATCACGCTCAACATCCGGCGCATCGACTCGTCCCAGTACGTCAACCGCCTGATGAGCCGGGACTACGACATGATCGTCACCGGCTTCCCGGTGACCACCTCGCCGGGCATGGAGTTGTACAACTACTTCGGTTCCTCCTCCGCCTTCGACCCCGGCGCCAACAACTACATCGTCCTGCAAAACCCCGCCGTCGACACCCTGATCACCGGCCTGGTGCGCGCCACCACCCAGGCCCAGATGCTCAGCTACGCCCACGCCCTGGACCGGGTGTTGCAATGGAATTATTACTGGATCCCCAATTACTACCCGCCCGGCACCTCGGCCGCCTGGTGGAACCGCTTCGGCCGCCCGGCCATCGAGGCCAGCAACGACGAGGCATTGGAGTCGTGGTGGGAAGTCAGCCCCACACCCCTGACCAATGAGCAGATGAAAACCGAACTGAGCAAGCCGCGAGGTGCCCACTGA
- a CDS encoding GntP family permease, whose translation MSVIIALAALALLMLAAYRGYSVILFAPIAALGAVLLTDPSAVAPAFTGVFMEKMVGFIKLYFPVFLLGAVFGKLIELSGFSRSIVAAAIRLLGTRQAMLVIVLVCALLTYGGVSLFVVVFAVYPFAAEMFRQSNIPKRLIPATIALGAFSFTMDALPGTPQIQNIIPSTFFNTTAWAAPWLGLIGTIFVFCAGMLYLARQRNKAQRAGEGYGTDLRNEPETAEDLSLPNPWIALSPLILVGVMNLLFTHWIPQWYGKTHSLALPGMSAPVTTEIAKLTAIWAVQAALLVGIIMVLVFGFKAIKSKLAEGSKSAVSGALLAAMNTASEYGFGAVIASLPGFLVLADWLKGIPNPLVNEAITVTLLAGITGSASGGMSIALAAMSESFISAAHAANIPLEVLHRVAAMASGGMDTLPHNGAVITLLAVTGLTHREAYKDIFGITIIKTLAVFVVIGTFYATGIV comes from the coding sequence ATGAGTGTGATCATTGCCCTGGCGGCGCTCGCGCTGCTGATGCTGGCTGCCTACCGTGGCTACAGCGTCATCCTGTTTGCCCCCATTGCCGCCCTTGGCGCCGTACTGCTCACCGACCCTTCCGCCGTCGCCCCAGCGTTTACCGGGGTGTTCATGGAAAAAATGGTCGGCTTCATCAAACTCTACTTCCCGGTGTTCCTGCTCGGCGCCGTGTTCGGCAAGTTGATCGAGCTGTCGGGCTTTTCGCGCTCGATCGTCGCGGCGGCCATTCGCTTGCTCGGCACCCGCCAGGCAATGTTGGTGATCGTGCTGGTATGCGCCCTGTTGACCTACGGCGGTGTGTCACTGTTTGTGGTGGTGTTCGCGGTGTACCCATTCGCCGCCGAGATGTTCCGCCAGAGCAATATCCCCAAGCGCCTGATCCCGGCGACCATCGCCCTGGGCGCATTCTCGTTCACCATGGACGCCCTGCCCGGCACACCGCAGATCCAGAACATCATCCCCAGCACTTTCTTCAACACCACCGCCTGGGCCGCGCCCTGGCTGGGCCTGATCGGCACGATCTTTGTGTTCTGCGCCGGCATGCTGTACCTGGCGCGCCAGCGCAACAAGGCCCAACGCGCCGGTGAAGGCTATGGCACCGATTTGCGCAACGAGCCGGAAACCGCCGAGGACCTGAGCCTGCCCAACCCGTGGATCGCCCTGTCGCCACTGATTCTGGTGGGGGTGATGAACCTGCTGTTCACCCACTGGATCCCGCAGTGGTACGGCAAGACCCACAGCCTTGCCCTGCCAGGCATGAGCGCGCCGGTCACCACCGAAATCGCCAAGCTCACCGCCATCTGGGCCGTGCAGGCCGCGTTGCTGGTGGGGATCATCATGGTCCTGGTGTTTGGCTTCAAGGCCATCAAGAGCAAGTTGGCCGAAGGCAGTAAAAGCGCGGTCAGCGGCGCGCTGCTGGCGGCAATGAACACGGCTTCGGAATACGGCTTTGGTGCAGTGATCGCCTCATTGCCAGGCTTTTTGGTGCTGGCGGACTGGCTCAAGGGCATCCCCAACCCATTGGTCAACGAAGCGATTACCGTGACCCTGCTGGCCGGCATCACCGGTTCAGCCTCGGGCGGCATGAGCATCGCCCTGGCGGCCATGTCCGAAAGCTTTATTTCGGCAGCCCATGCCGCCAATATCCCCCTGGAAGTGCTGCACCGGGTCGCGGCCATGGCCAGCGGCGGCATGGACACCCTGCCCCACAATGGCGCGGTGATCACGTTGCTGGCCGTCACCGGGCTGACCCACCGCGAAGCCTACAAGGACATTTTCGGCATCACGATCATCAAGACCCTCGCGGTGTTCGTGGTCATCGGTACTTTCTACGCCACCGGCATTGTGTGA